The genome window CATGATGATCGCCAAGGGCATCGGCGGTGGTTTTCCCTTGGGTGCGGTGCTTGCATCCGAGAAGGCGGCCGCCCCCATGTCCGCCGGCAGCCACGGGTCGACTTATGGCGGCAATCCGCTCGCCTGTGCCGTCGGGGCCCGGGTCATGGAGATCATGACCGCGCCCGACTTCCTTCCCGACCTGCGCCGCCGGGCGGCCAATCTGCGCCAATCGCTCGAGGGTCTGGTCGCGACGCATCCCGATATCTTCGACCATGTGCGGGGAACGGGCCTCATGCTCGGGCTCAAGTGCAGGGTGCCGGCCGGCGATTTCGTCAAGGCGGGTTACGGCGAGCATCTGCTGACCGTTCCGGCCGCCGACAACGTCGTGCGCCTGCTGCCGCCGCTGAACATCTCCGAGAGCGACATCGAGGAAGCGCTCAGGCGCCTCGACGCCGCCGCGCGCGCGCTCGAGGCCGCCTGAGCGTCATCCGTCCCGAAAAATTCCCGGGGGTGCGGGGGCTTGCCCCCGTTCTCCGGCCCCAACCGGACCCGAAAATGCCCCATTTTCTCGACATCGACAAAACCGACAAAACCGACCTCAGGGCCGTGATCGACGCGGCGCGCAGTATGAAGACGCGGCGGGGCGATCGATCGAAGGGCGCGCCCGACGACGAGACGCCGCTCGCAGGCCGGATGGTCGCGCTCATCTTCGAGAAGCCCTCGACCCGGACCCGTGTGTCCTTCGACGTGGGCGTGCGGCAGATGGGTGGCGAGACGATGGTCCTGTCGGGGGCGGACATGCAGCTCGGCCATGGCGAGACGATCGCCGACACGGCCCGCGTCATGTCGCGCTACGTGGATCTCATCATGATCCGCACCTTCGAGGAAGCGACGCTTCTGGAGATGGCCGAACATGCGACGGTGCCGGTCATCAACGGGCTCACCAACCGGACGCATCCCTGCCAGATCATGGCCGACATCATGACGTTCGAGGAGCATCGTGGATCGATCGCGGGCCGCAAGGTCGTCTGGTCCGGTGACGGCAACAACGTCTTCGCGAGCTTTGCGCATGCCGCGCGGAAATTCGACTTCGACCTGACGTTCACTGGGCCCCAGCAGCTCGACCCCGAGCCTGCGCTTCACGACCTGATTACGATCGAACGCGATCCGCGGCGTGCGGTCGAGGGTGCGGATCTTGTCGTGACGGATACCTGGGTGTCGATGCATGACCCACAATCCGCCAAGGAGCGGCGCCA of Palleronia sp. LCG004 contains these proteins:
- the argF gene encoding ornithine carbamoyltransferase, producing the protein MPHFLDIDKTDKTDLRAVIDAARSMKTRRGDRSKGAPDDETPLAGRMVALIFEKPSTRTRVSFDVGVRQMGGETMVLSGADMQLGHGETIADTARVMSRYVDLIMIRTFEEATLLEMAEHATVPVINGLTNRTHPCQIMADIMTFEEHRGSIAGRKVVWSGDGNNVFASFAHAARKFDFDLTFTGPQQLDPEPALHDLITIERDPRRAVEGADLVVTDTWVSMHDPQSAKERRHNQLRGYQVNAELMAHAKPDALFMHCLPAHREDEVTSEIMDGPNSVIFDEAENRLHAQKAIMRHCLGV